From a region of the Nerophis lumbriciformis linkage group LG06, RoL_Nlum_v2.1, whole genome shotgun sequence genome:
- the nudt21 gene encoding cleavage and polyadenylation specificity factor subunit 5 produces the protein MSVVPPSRSNSGWPRGGSAPFGSKYMPAPGKPLTLERTINLYPLTNYTFGTKEPLYEKDNSVAARFQRMRDEFEKQGMRRTVEGVLIVHEHRLPHVLLLQLGTTFFKLPGGELSAGEDEVVGLKRLMTEILGRQDGVKQEWAIDDSIGNWWRPNFEPPQYPYIPAHITKPKEHKKLFLVQLQEKALFAVPKNYKLVAAPLFELYDNAPGYGPIISSLPQLLSRFNFIYN, from the exons ATGTCTGTTGTGCCTCCCAGTCGCTCGAACTCAGGTTGGCCGCGCGGTGGAAGCGCTCCGTTTGGAAGCAAATACATGCCTGCCCCGGGGAAGCCTCTCACCCTGGAGAGAACTATCAACCT ATACCCTCTCACTAACTACACGTTTGGGACCAAGGAGCCCCTGTATGAGAAGGACAACTCTGTGGCGGCCAGGTTCCAGCGGATGCGTGATGAGTTTGAGAAGCAAGGAATGAGGAGGACAGTGGAGGGTGTCCTCATTGTCCACGAGCACAGGCTCCCACATGTTTTACTTCTTCAGCTGGGCACCACTTTCTTCAAGCT GCCTGGTGGTGAGTTGAGTGCTGGAGAAGATGAGGTGGTGGGTTTGAAACGCCTGATGACCGAG ATTCTTGGACGGCAAGATGGAGTGAAACAGGAGTGGGCAATTGACGACAGCATTGGCAACTGGTGGCGCCCTAACTTTGAGCCTCCACAG TATCCTTACATTCCAGCTCACATTACCAAACCTAAGGAGCATAAAAAACTGTTCCTGGTTCAGCTGCAAGAAAAGG CACTTTTTGCTGTTCCGAAAAATTACAAACTGGTGGCAGCTCCATTGTTCGAGCTTTACGACAACGCCCCTGGATACGGACCCATCATTTCCAGTCTACCGCAGCTACTTAGCCG GTTCAACTTCATTTACAACTAA